Below is a genomic region from Halobacterium sp. CBA1132.
ACGGCGTCGGCGACGGGCAGCGACTCGAATTCGAGGTTCGCGAGCAACTCCACGCCGAGTTCCACGGGGTCCTCGACGTTCCCGGCGTCGCCGTCGGTCATGTGTCGTGGTGGGGCGAGCGCGCGCTTAACGCTTGCGCGACGCCCGAATGGACAACGCTAAACCCGCTGCTCGGGTAGCACGCGGCGATGAAACGGTACGCGGCCGGCGCCGCGCTCACGGCGGTGCTCGTGCTCGCCGCCGTGGCGCGGCCGGCCGACGCGCTCGGCGCGCTACAAAGTGCGCTTGCGAGCCCGTGGTTCCCCGTGCTGCTGGTCGGCCTCTACGCTGTCCGCCCGCTGCTGGGGTGGCCCATCAGCGTGCTGTCCGCGCTCGTCGGCTTCCAGTACGGCCTCGTCGCGGGCGTGCCAATCGCGCTCAGCGGCGCGGTCGCCACGAGCCTCCCGGCGTACGCCGCGGGCCGGTATGCGCCCGCAGACGGCCGACTTTTCGGGCGCTTCACTGACGGGAGCCGCCGGTTCTTTGCTGCGACGGGCGACGTACGGGGACTGGTCGCCGCGCGGTTCGCGCCCACGCCAGCGGAGCCGGTTTCGGCCGCAGCGGGCGCCGGCGACGTGACCCCCCGGTCGTTCGTGGCCGGGACGTTCGTCGGGGAACTCCCGTGGGTCGTCGCGACTGTCGCACTCGGCAGCGGACTCGACGCGTTCACGATGGCTGCGACGGACGTGAACCCCATTATCGTCGCGGGCAGCGTACTCGCGGCCGCCGTCCTGTTGAGTCCGGTCGCGTACCGGGCGTGGCATAGTTAATCTACCGCATATTTGACGACAGAAATCGCGGTCTCTCGCTTCCGAGCGAGCGCGGGCCTCGTCCGCTTCCGGTCGGGGTACAGCCAGTGATACAGCGACGGAAGCACGCCCGAAACCCGCAGGTACGCCCACGACCGGTGGTCGTACTCCTCCGAAACGATGTCCGAATCGAACGGAATCCATGATTGAAGCGCACGAAGGCGCCTCGGATTGCCGTCCGTAATCGTCCACTTGTGTTTACCCACGTATCCGTCGGCGTCAGAGAGTCCCCGAAGGAATCCTCGGCGGAGTGACCACGCCCGCAACGCCGGCAGCGTCCCGTCGAACCCCTTCGTAGTCGTGAAGTTGTGACTCATCAGGTGGGCAACGAACTCCGGGTCACCGATTCGAATGTGGCGCACGTCCCCGTCTTCGATAATCGCGTTCTCCGCGCGGATGGTTCGTTTGAACGCCCGCAGTCGTTCCGCGTCCGTAGCGTGTTGAGTTAACTGGACGCGGTGTCCGTGCTCGCGCTCCACCAGGCTTCCGTCACCGAACAACATCCCAAGCCAGTACGCGGTCGTCGGCGAATCGATTGCTTCGAAGAAGTCGGACCGAACCGGCTTCGGCGGCCGGCCACCGTCAGTCACCGGAATCCCCGCACTCCGCTTCGCGTCACTCCAACAGCCGAATCGACTCGAAATCACCGAAGCCGATGGCCGGAATCCAGCTTCCTCGTACGTTCGGCGAGGTGGCGACCGTCCGAACTGTTCAGCCGCCGCGCGCAGCGCGTTCAGACAGTCCTCGTCAGTGTAGGTCTGGTCTGCCACGCCCTCAGGTGGTCTCGTCCCCACATTTGAGG
It encodes:
- a CDS encoding TVP38/TMEM64 family protein → MKRYAAGAALTAVLVLAAVARPADALGALQSALASPWFPVLLVGLYAVRPLLGWPISVLSALVGFQYGLVAGVPIALSGAVATSLPAYAAGRYAPADGRLFGRFTDGSRRFFAATGDVRGLVAARFAPTPAEPVSAAAGAGDVTPRSFVAGTFVGELPWVVATVALGSGLDAFTMAATDVNPIIVAGSVLAAAVLLSPVAYRAWHS